In Rhodopirellula sp. P2, the DNA window GGGCTGATGCGTCGGTCTTGGTCCTCACGTGATGGGCGTCGACGGACTTCTCGCTTGGCAATGTTCCCTCCTGCTGGAAGTTGCCAAGGGGCCAGGTTGCGAAAGTTTGACGAACGATCCGATTGAAATGCTCCCTCGCGTTCGTTCTGTCCCGGGATGCGGCGCTCGCGAGTGATTACGAGTCGCCAGCGAAGGTCGATTTCGATAGGCTCGGTTCTCATTCTGTTTCGAACTGATCGACCATCACAACATGCCTTTGAAATCCCTGGGTGACCAAGCGACAACCTATCGCGTGCGATTCTGCATCGGCCTTTTGGCAGTTTGCATTCTCGGACCGCTGGCGGCGCGTGATTCGACGCGGGCATTGTCGACGATGTACAACGCACCGGCGCTGTGGTTGCCCGAGGACATGCCGGTCCGCAAACAATACGACGACTTTTCAAAATTGTTTCAGGGCCAAGACGTCCTGATGATTGGTTGGGACGAAGCGACGATCGGTTCGGAACAAGTCGACGCCGCCGCGGAAGCCTTGCTGCCACTGACCCAAGCGACCCCAGATCGCCCCGCCCATTTAGCCGGCGTCAGTTCCGGGCAGCGGGTCTACGATGTCCTGACCAGCCCGCCGACCAGTTTTTCAGATCGCGCCACACGAGCGAGATTGAAAGGATCCCTGATTGGCGAAGACGGCGAACAAACCATCGTCTTGGCCACCTTCACTGAACAGGGGAACCTCAATCGCCAAGATGTGTTGGCCGAAGTTCGGCAAATTGTCTCGGACACCATCGGTGTCCCCGAAGACCAGATCTACACCGCTGGGCCGCCCACGGATGGTGCGTTGGTGGATGCGGAAGCCCAGGGCTCGATCGACCGTTTCACGTTGCCTTCGGTCATCGTGGGGGCTCTGATTTGTGTGTTCTGTCTGCGGTCGATTGTGCTGACGGCGATCATCATCATCGTCGCGGTGATCGGGCAAGGCATGTCGCTCGCGATGGTGCTGTATTCCGGCATCGAAATGAATGCAATTCTGATCGTGTTGCCGCCACTGGTGTTTGTATTGACCGCCAGTGCAGGAATTCACCTGTGCAACTATTACCGCGACGCGATGTGCAGTGATCCGACCATCGATCCGACCGCGGCAACCCGCCAAGCCATGCAGGCAGGAATCTTGCCGTGCTGGTTGGCCGCGACCACCACAATCATCGGCCTGGGATCACTGGGGTTGGTTCGCTTGGTTCCCGTCAGCGCCTTCGGGTTCATCGCCGCGGGATCTGTGTTTGGAACCTTGTTGCTGTTGTTGCTGCTGCTGCCCGGTGCAATGCAGTGGCACGGCAAGCGACACCGCGCCAAACACCGTGCGGCCTTGGCCAAGGCCAGGAAGACGGAGAACAGCGAAACCGAAGATGATCCGTTGCCGGTCGAACATTGGCGTTCACAAATCGGGCACGCATGGGAAGCCTTCGCGGCGCAGTTCATGCGATACCCGATCATTGTCGTCACGTTTTTCACGATCATCACCGCCGTTGCCGCATCGGGTTTGCCACAACTGACCACGTCGGTCAACATCCCGCGAATGTTCCCCGAGAACAGTCGCATTCGGACCGACTACGCTTGGTTTGAAGAACACATCGGACCAACCATCAATGCCGAGGTGGTCGTTCAGTTCCCGCCCGCTTCCATGCCGGACCCCATCGACCGGTTTCGTTTGGTCCGAGACGTCGATGATCACCTTCGGTCCACTGAGTTGGTCGGGGGTGTGTTTTCGGCGCGATCGTTTTTGCCGAGCCCACCGTCCAAGAAGAGCCGTTCGATTCGGTCCACGGTTTTGGAAGCGAACATCCGCAAGCAGTTGGAAGATCCCGATTCCCCGTTGCAGGACGCGGGCTACATCGCGATCGACGACAACGGCAATCAGCTTTGGCGGATCAGTTTTCGATTCCCGTTTGACGAGGCAATCGATTACCGCACCGAGTTTCAACGGGTGCAGGCAGAAGTGATTCCGATTTTGGAGGAAGCTGGCCAAGGCATCTCGCCGCAGTTCACCGGTGGCGTGCCAATGACCACGGAATCGCAAGATGTGTTGCTGCAGGATTTGTTCCGCAGCTTCCTAGCGGCGTTTGGAATCGTTGCGATCATCATGATGTTGTTGCTACGCAGCTTCGTTGGTGGGTTGGTCGCGATGTTCCCCAACCTGTTCCCAACGATCACTTTGTTTGGAACGATGGGGTTGCTTGAAACACCACTGGACATTGGATCGGTGATGACCGCCAGCGTTGCGTTGGGAATTGCCGTTGATGGAACGATTCACTTTTTGACCAAGTTCCAAAGTCAGTCTCGCAAGGGAAAGGCGCGAACCGAAGCGTCCCTCGCTGCCCTTCACAAGTGCGGGCCAGCGATGTGGCAAACAACCGCAGTGTGCGCCATTTCGCCTCTCGTTTATGGGTTGTCTGATTTCCAGCCGACCCAGCGTTTCGCCTTCATGATGTTCGGGTTGCTGCTGGCCGCTTTGATCGGCGATGTGTTGTTGTTGCCGGCCCTGCTGGCATCGCCACTGGGACGTTTTCTGACGCCTAAAATGCCCTCGGCAAAAGCCAACTCCGCAAATGATTCGAGCACAACACCCTGATTCGTGTTCGGTTAGGATGTGAGGCCACGGGTTGTTTCCCCACAATCTCCCGCCTCCTTCAAAGATCCCCCTCATGCTGAAATCTTGGATTGCCGCCGCTTGGGTCGGCTGTTGGTTCCTCTCCCCTGCGTTGCTGGCGGGCGTCTCCGCCGCCGATTCTGACACGTTGCCTCCGCCGAACATCCTGTGGCTGACCAGTGAAGACAACGGGCCGCAGCTGGGCTGCTACGGTGACGACTATGCCGACACGCCGAACCTGGACAAGCTGGCAACTCACTCGCTTCGCTACACCAAATGTTGGTCCAACGCCCCCGTGTGTGCACCAGCACGCACCACGTTGATCTCAGGCATGTACGCGACCAGCCTGGGCGGCGAACACATGCGAAGCGGCGTCCGCATGCCCCTGGATTTCGAGTACTACCCCACCGCCCTGCGGAAGGCTGGGTACTACTGCACCAACAACTCCAAGACCGATTACAACTTCGCCGGTCAGGCCGCGGTCAAGAGCTGGAATGAGTCCAGTGGCAAAGCCCATTTCCGCAACCGCGAGAAGAAAGACCAACCGTTTTTCGCGGTCTTCAATTTCACGATCAGCCACGAGAGCAAGATCCGCAACGAGCACAAATTGGTTCATGATCCCGACCAAGCCCCTGTGCCCGCGTATCAACCGAACGTTCCCAAAGTCCGTCGTGACTGGGCCCAGTACTACGATCGTCTGACCGAGATGGACGCGCAGTGCGGCAAGATCCTCCGGCACCTCGAGGAAGATGGTTTGTCCGATTCGACAATCGTCTTCTATTACGGCGACCACGGCAGCGGCATGCCACGCAGCAAGCGTTGGCCGTACAACTCGGGTTTGCACGTGCCATTCCTGTTGCATGTCCCCGAGAAGTACAAGCAGCTCGCGCCCGCCGACTACCAGGCTGGTGGAATCACCGACCGGTTGGTGAGCTTCGTTGACATGGGCCCCACCGCAATCAGCTTGGCCGGTGCGAAGCTGCCGACCACGATGCAAGGTGTTCCCTTTGCTGGCCCGCTGAATGGTGAATCGAAAGAATACCTGTTTGGCTATCGCGGCCGGATGGACGAACGAGTCGACATGGTCCGCAGTTGCACCGATGGCCGCTATGTCTACATCCGCCACTTTCATCCGGAGCGAATTTACTTCGCTTACATCGATTACATGTTCCAAACGCCGACGACCTTGGTTTGGAAGAAGATGTTCGATGACGGGGAACTGAACGAAATTCAATCCAAAGTTTGGCAGGTCAAACCGTTGGAAGAACTGTTCGACTTGGAAGCGGACCCAGACGAGATCAACAACTTGGTCTCCGACCCGGCGCATGCCCAACAGCTGGACACCATGCGGGGTGCCGTTCGCCAATGGATGAAAACCACAACGGACTTGGGTGTGATCCCAGAAGCAGAAATGCATCGCATGGCCGGCAAACAACCACCTTTTCAGTGGGCTCGATCCAGCGGTTTGGATTGGAACCACCTGGTCGAGATCGCCTGGGACACGACCACGTCCTGGAACGACCTGGACACTGCGAAGCTGCAAGAACTGCAAACGCTCTGCGCCAGCAAGTCCAGTTTGGATCGTTACTGGGGTGTTCGCGGATTGACGCTTGCGATCCTCTCACCGAATCAAAAGCTTGACGCGGACAAACTGGCCGTCGCGTTGGAGTCGCTCGAGCCGATCGCGCGGAAGGACGAATCGCCCATCGTTCGAGCAGCCGCTAGCGAAGGGTTGTTGGTTGCCGGAAGCGATTCGCAACGAACGCAGGCGAAGCAGATCTTGATTCAGCTTGCCGACGTCAACCAGGAAGGGCACTTTGTCGCGATGACGGCGCTCAACCTGATCGACAACCACCGCCAAGCCCTCGACTGGAACGTTCAGCCGCTGCTAAAAAATCTGCCCACAAAAGGCAACGATCCGCCAGTGCGAGCTGAAAAGTACGTCTTCAATCTGCTCCAATATCTGTTGGCGCAATAGGACGTATCTTCCGACAGGAATCCACCGATGTCACTTCAACCGCTTCACGATCGTTTGAAATCCTTCGCCCAAGAGGGTCGCACGCGTAAGCTGCACAGCCGAAAGGTCGAAGGCGTTCACGTCGTCGAAGCGGATGGACGTCGGCTGATGAACTTTGGCGGCAACGATTACCTCGGTGTCATTGCCGACGAAACACGTGGCTGCGATTTGCAAGCCGCTTATGCAACCCACGGTGCTTCCGCCAGCGCGTTGGTTTGTGGCTGGACACCACGGCACGAAGCGCTCTCTCGCAGCATCGCTGAACTCGAACAAACCGAATCGGCGGTGGTGTTCCCCTCCGGCTACGCGGCCTGCTCGGGAACCTTGGCAACCTTGCCAAGCGAAGGCGACTTGATTCTCAGCGATGAACTCAATCATGCCTCCTTGATCGATGGCTGTCGTCTGTCCAAGGCCGAGCGGGTGATCTATCCCCACCGTGACTTAGACTTTGTCGAACACGTGTTGAGCGATCGCGCCGGCAAAGGCGGTTTGATCTGGATCGTCACCGATGGTGTCTTCAGCATGGATGGGGACGTGGCACCGTTGCCGCAGCTGGTGGATTTGGCGGAGCGTTTTGGTGCTCACTTGATTGTCGACGAAGCTCATGGGACCGGCGTGCTGGGATCACGCGGCGGCGGTCTCTGCGACGCGTTTAGTGTTTCCGACCGCGTGAGTGTTCGAATTGGAACGCTCAGCAAAGCGGTCGGCCACCAAGGTGGGTTTGTCGCGGGCCCCCAAGTCGTGATTGACTTGTTGGTCAACGCCTGTCGATCGTTGATCTTCAGCACCGCGTTGTCGCCGGTCGTCGCCGAAGGCGCTCATCGCGTGATTCAGCGGTTGCCGCTGTGGCAAGATCGTCGCGACCGGCTCGCCCACATGTCGCGACTGTTTCGCCGCCGCATGAATCGAGAGACCAGTGGTGTCGAAGCGGGAATTCCGATCATCCCCTTGGTCATCGGCGACGAAGCCGAAACCATCCGGTGCAGCGAAGCGATGCGTGAAAACGGGTTCTTTGTCCCCGCCATCCGGCCCCCCACGGTCCCGGCAGGACAATCACGTTTGCGAGTTTCGATCACCTCCGCCCACCGAGACCACGACATCGAATTGCTCGCCGACGTGCTGCATCGGGTCTGTCCCCAGCTGCAATCTGCCGAACTGGCTTCGGCGAGCGAGCAAGCCTGAACCGACGGTTTCGGATCTGAAAGCCCAATCGGGGCAGGAAATGGAGGTCGCTGGCCGCGGGGAACACCTCGACTTCATCCCCGACTCGGAACTTCATCACTGTCATAAACCCGGGTGGGCAGCTATCATTTGCCCCTGCGAATCTCGCATTTCGGGGCTGTAGCTCAGTTGGTTAGAGCTGGGAACTCATAATTCCTAGGTCGCGGGTTCAAGTCCTGCCAGCCCTACCTTTTCTTTTGCTCGCCCTCTCATGCCACGCCAACCCTCGTCCTCCAAATCCAAACGTCCCTCGTCTTCTTCCAAAGACCAGTCGACGTCCTCGGCAAAACGAATCAACCAATTGCTCGCGTCCGCTGGCTTTGGCAGCCGGAGGCAATGCGAAGAATTGATTCGTGAAGGACGCGTGGATGTGGACGACGAAACGATCACGGAATTGGGAACCACCGTCGACCCGAACGTCCAAAAAGTACGTGTCGATGGGAACTACCTGCGTCCCCAAAAGCTGGTGTATTACGTCGTCAACAAACCCGTTGGCATTGTGACCACCAACCGAGACCCCCGCGGTCGCCCTCGGGTGATCGACTTGGTGCCGCCGACCGAACGCGTCTTCCCCGTCGGCCGCCTGGATTTGTCCAGTGAAGGCCTGATCTTGCTGACCAACGATGGTGACTTGGCCCAAAAACTCGCTCACCCCAAATTTGGGATTCAAAAGGTCTACCGGGTCATCGTTGCGGGCGAGGTCCGCGGTGAAACGATGAAGAAGATGCGGGAAGGCATGTACATTGCCGAAGGCTTTGTCCAAGTCGACGGTGCCAAGATCATCAAGGCTCGCTCCAAAGCCACCGAGATGGAAATTCGGCTGAAAGAAGGCAAGAACCGCGAAATCCGTCGGATTCTGGCTCGACTCGGCCACAAGGTTCAACAACTCCGACGTGTCGCAATCGGCCCTTTGAAATTGGGCGACGTGCCTCGTGGTGCCTATCGCAAACTCACACGAGACGAAGTCGACAAGTTGCGTCGCAGCATCGACGCGGCCGAAAAGGCGGAACAAGCGGCCCCACCAGTCCGCCCCAATTCGAAGCAGTCGATCAAACGACGCCCCGGTGGTGCCAACCGCAATGTCGCGTCCCAAGGAACCGGGGCTCGCCCCGCAACCAAGGGCGTCCGAAAGGCCGTCAAAAAGAGTCGCTCAACCGACACGCGGGTCAAAGCGACCGCCCCGAGGACCTCCAAGGCAGTCAAAAAGCCAACGACCTCGAGTGGCGGTTCGACCGGCACCATCATCGGTGCCGATCCACCCAAAGCGTCCCGCGCCAAAGCCGAACGCGGATCCAACCCGGACATCATCCGCAAACGAACCGCTGGCAAGAAACCCAGCACAAGACCTGGCGGCGTGAAGAAAGGCCGCGGCAAAGCATCTCGCCGCGGCGGTCGTTCGTGACCACGGCGAATGCTTGGGTTGGGTGACCGCAGGGCGGACTTCCAAGTCCGTTCTCCCCCAGAGGCCATGCTGCGACGGGATGCCGTTCGTCAGCGGTTTTCCACCCGGTGCACCTCTCCCGAAACGAAGTTTTGGGGGAGGTCCAGCGATGCCATACAGGCGCACGCGAGGGTGAGAGCTGGGCATGGGGAGGCGGCGCGGATTGCCTTCCCCCGGAAATCTCGCTGAACGCTCGCTTTCCGCCCCCTCCCGCGTCTCGCGGGCGGGGTTCTTCAGGGCATTGCCAGCACGACACTTGTTCCCAGGCTCTGCCTGGGAACACACTGTCTTGGAGGCTCCGCCTCCGGATTCTGTCTCAGCAGGCGGAGCCTGCCGTGCATTGCGTTCCCAGGCTCTGCCTGGGAACGAGCAAAAGCCTCACGACCTCTTCCCGCCGGAGGAAACACACGATCTCAAAGGTCGTCGTCTTCGCCCAGCATTCCAATCGAGGAGAGCAATTCGCTCATCTCGGCGGCGGCGTGAGAATCGTTTTGCGCTCGCGCCTGTTCGATTCCGTCACGCAGAATCGCGCGAGCCTCGTCGACCCGTCCGAGATCAACCAACTGCTGCGCGGCCATGAAAAACGCGGGAACGTAAGGCGGGGTGTCGGTGAACAACTCTCGCAGTTTCACCAAACTCGTTTCATGCTCGCCTTCGGATCGATGTTCCATCGCCAAGGAATATCGCAAGAACGTGTCGGTGGGATCGTCCGCCAACATGGCTTCAATTTTTTCGCGTCGAGACATGAAACTCCATCGCTCGAAAGGGTGGCAAAGCTCGAAACACCGATCGCGACCGGTGCTTCTTTGGGGGGATCAAACCGCCCGTCGTCATAAATGACACAGGCCGAATTTTCGTCCAAACCGTCATCGTCGTTCAAATTCATTCAGCACGGAATACCCAAACAGCCGATACCACGATCGAATCACCCTTTCGTGTCACGAGACGAGTACAAAAATGTCGCGCGGTCTTTGTCAACTCATCACGCAATTGGCGTCACCACGCCGTCGCTTGCCGGTCATCATGGCCGCAGCGATGTTCGCGGCGTCCTTCAACGTCGGCCCGACGCCATGGACCTCCTCGGAGGCAAATCGCGTCGCAGCCCAAGAAACCACCGAGAACTCTGAGATCCAACAGGTTGTCGGGAAACAGCTCAGCGGACGCGGGACATCCCGTGGCGGTCTGTTCAGTGCCTTTGGCTCTGGATCTCAGACGTCCACGCGTTCGTCCAGCAACGGATTGCTTGGCAATCTGTTCGGCGGCAGCGGCTCGTCGTCCTCCAGTTCCAGCAACAGCGGTCGCACCGCGACCCCGGTCAACAATGACCGCAACGTTGATTGGAGCGGCATTCCGACGCACCGCAGTCAGGCCACCAGCACCGCTCCAAGCAACAGCAGTGGACCGGCACCTTTGCGTGACCCCAACGCGACTTCGCGTGTGGCTCAGCAGCCGAGTTCGCAACCAACCTCGCGGGTGCCGCAGCCACCCAAGATGGAAACCTCGATCACGCGTACCGCTCCCTCGACACCGATTCGCGTGGAAAGCAAATCGACTCCCGTCCCAGTCGTCCGCAGCACGCCCATTGCGATTTCACCTGTCAGAACCGAACCGGTCGAAATCATCCCGAAGGTTTCACGCCGAATCCTGAAGGTTGAAACAGAACCCACGATGGAAGAATTGTCTTCCACCGAATCGTCACGACGTCGCCAACCGGCCGTCGTTGCCAAGACGGAACCGAAACCCGTTCCGACCAAAACCCCTTCGGTCGATGTCGCCAAGGCAGAACCCAAGCCCCAGCCAAAACCAGTCGCCAAGCCGGCGGCACCGGTTGAGAAGGAAGCACCCAAGGTGGCCTCAAAACCGGCTCCTGCTCCGGCCCCGGCGGCGATCGCCCAAACAGCACCGGTTGCCAAGCCGGCACCTGTCGCACCGGCAAAACCCGTCCAAGCACCCGCAGCGGCCAAACCACCTGAAACCATTGCTCAAAGCCAACCGGTGACAACCCCGGCACCGGCTCCGCAACGGATCAGCCAACTGGTCCCACCCCAGAGCGTCGCTCTGGCACCGATCCAAGCTCCCGCGCCGGCCGTGCCTGCACCGATCGCGACACCTGCCAAGACGGCGTCGTCATCGATCACGCTGGGAGAAGCTCGTCAGGCACCTGCAGCAACGCAACCCAACGATTCCTTCGTGGCTGCCAACTCGCGTCCAGAGCCTCCACGCCAGCCAGTGGCAGTCCCCAGCGAAGCACCCACCAAGATGCAAACCTTTGGTGGTGGCCGAGCTGACACCCGACCATCTGGCTCGCTTTCCGCCAGCGGAGCAACCGACATTGCGTTGCGTCCCATCAGCGATCGCTTGCCTGTCGGTGCCGCAGATCAAACGGCTGAATCCGCCTTGGGTCAACCACAGTCGGCATGGCACAACTCCAACGGTGTTTCCCACGATCAGTTCCAACCGCGTGATCCGTTCCAGGCTCAATCGTCGGTGCCGGCACGATCGATTTCCGGCCCAGCCGCCAACGCTGGCCCGAACCACCCCGATTACCCCAACACGATGCGTGGAACAACGCCGGCTCCGGCTGTCCAGTCGGCCAAGGCCGTGCCAGCGTCGTCGACGTCCAGTGAGCTGCCCGGAATCCGGGTCATCACGGCCGGCCCTAAGAAGGTCATGATCCGCCAAACGCATCCCTACGAAATTCGTGTCGAGAATCGTGGCAACGTTGACGCCGAAGGTCTGGTCATTCGCGCCTACATCCCGGATTGGGCCGATGTGGTGGGCCAACAAGCCAGTCGTGGCGACGTGGCAGGATCGACTGAAAACAGTGTTCGTCAGCTGAACTGGCGAATCGAACACCTGGCAGCCGGCCAGTCCGAACGCATGCTTGTTCGCCTGAAAGCCGCTCGCAGCGGGACCCACGACCTGAACGTCGACTGGACCATTGCTCCACAACAGGAACGCATGCAGGTCGAAGTCCAAGAACCAGAACTCGCGCTCACCATCGATGGTCCCGATGAAGTCATCTATGGCCAATCGAAGACTTACACCATCCGAGTGTTGAATCCCGGCGACGGAGTGGCACCCAACGTTGTGTTCACATTGTCACCTGAATCCAGCACGCCGCAAAGCCAACGCATCGGCGACATCCCATCGGGCAAAGAAGCTCAATTCGAAGTTGAGTTGACCGCGCAAGATTTGGGGGACCTGAAGATTCACGGGTTGGCCAGCGGAGATCTGGAATTGAAGGCCGAAGCTGACAAAAACGTTCGCGTTTTGGCGGCTGATCTGGAAGCCGTTTTGACGGGTCCGGAACTCAAGTATCAAAACACGGATGCGATGTACCAATTGGAACTGACCAACCATGGCACCACCGCCAGTGACGATGTCTTGGCAACTCTCACCTTGCCAATGGGCGTCACCTACATCGGTGGCATGGAAGGCGCGTCGTTGATCGACAACCAACTGCGCTGGAAAATCGCCTCGTTGACCCCAGGTGCTCGTCGCAACTATCAGTTCCAGTGCCGTCTCGACGCCACCGGGCAACATGAATTCACGTTCAAGTGCAAAGGCAGTGCGGCGGGGCAAACCGGCGTCGCCTTGACGACCAACGTGGAAGCCATCGCTGACTTGGTTCTGTCGATCGAAGACCCGTCCGCACCCGCTCCGGTTGGGCAAGACGTCACCTATCAAATTGTGATTCGCAACCGTGGCAGCAAACCGGCCACCGACGTGCGTGCGATCGCTCAGTTCAGCCACGGCATCGAACCTCAGCAGTTGCTGGGCAACGATGGAAAGGTCATCACCGGTCAGGTGCTGATCAATCCCATCGCTCGGATCGACGCGGGCGAAGAAGTTCGCATGAAAATCGTTGCCAAGGCAGCCGAGGGCGGGCACCATCGCTTCCGCACCGAAGTCCGCAGCGGCGACACCATTTTGGTTGCCGAAGAGGCGACGCACTACATGAACGCTCGCAACGAGCGGATCAGCCGCCGCAGCGGCCCCGGTGGCAACGAGTTCTCCTTGCCACTGCGTTGATGTGACCCTGACTGTTCGCATTGCGACTCGCCCTTTGGTCACTCCAGGGTGATTCCGAGACCGAAGGAACGGGACGCAAGCAGCAGTCGAATTGGCGGGAACGTCTGATAATCAATCCAAAGGCGGCGTGATGGGAAACCAACACGCCGCCTTTTTTTGATAATTCATCCTTTTCCCAGCGAGGGGTTTGAGTGAAAATGGCCGCATGCCCTGCCCTGCCCCAATCCTCGCCCGCCGCCTCCATGGGGGAAAATTGTGTCTGCGCACAGACCGTGGACGCAATCTGAGCTGGAATCGCCCCATTCGTGAGGCATTCACGCTGGTGGAACTGCTGGTCGTGATCGCGATCATCGCCATCTTGGTCGGGCTGCTTTTGCCCGCTGTGCAGGCCGCCCGTGAAGCGGCACGCAAGGTTCAGTGCAGCAACAACCTCAAAAACATTGGGCTGGCGCTTCACAATTACGAATCGGTCTATCGAACCTTGCCCTGGGGTGCCAAAGGCGGTTGGGGGCCAAGCTGGACCACTGACATCCTCGCATTTCTCGAACAAACTCAGCTCGCCGAAATTGTTCCCTATGGCGAACGCGGGGGTGCCACGGGTGGATTGCCCGAAAGTGTCCGGTTCAGGCAACTCGCGACGGCGCCCGTGATGGTGTTTCGTTGCCCGTCTCAGCTTGGACCCACAGCACTGAGTCAACCGACCGACAAGATCGACGGTCGGGTTCGCAACACCTACCTTGGCAACGGGGGCAGCGATGTGAACTGGAACAATCATTCGATCTTCGGAACCACCGGTTTCGATCGTGGCAACGGCGTGTTCCGGGCCACTGATTTCTGCCACATCACGTCGGCCGGAGATGTTTGCGACAACCGCCCCGATCAGAAGCCGATCAACTTTGCCGGCATTCTGGATGGACTCAGCAACACCCTGATGGTTGGCGAAACGAGATACATCGATCATCACGAGTGCGGAGTCTGCGACCACTTCATGCTCTATCACGAAGATTTCGACGCCCTGAACGGCCAGGATTTCTCAGAAGCCTTGTGCTCACTCCGCCAAGGGTTCAACTTGCGAGACGTCTCCAAAGATGACTTGCAAATGTCACTTGGAAGTTACCATCCAGGCGGGTTGCATTTGTTGATGTGCGACGGCTCCGTTCGATTCACATCCGATTCGCTGAACGAAGATGTCCGACACGCCATCGGCAGTCGCAACAATAAAGAAGTCCTGGACGCCGACGACTTCTGAGTTCGCAGTCTCAGCTGGACTCACTAGCCCCGTTGTAAGCAGGCACGCAGACGTCGTCGGATATGTGAGCCGTTTGGCGTTCGCCACGGTTCCCGCGCATAACCGGGGCGAACGCCCAAACGGCTCACGGGATTCAACCCCATCGTTCCTGCTTAGCTGTCCAGCGTCGCGCCGTCGAACTAGCGAAACCAGTGAGCCATCGCGGTCGCGTGCATTTGCTCATACGCGTTGACCGTCGTGGATTCGTTGACATCGGGACGCAAAAACTCCGCGATCATCTGATCGGTCTGCTCCAC includes these proteins:
- a CDS encoding efflux RND transporter permease subunit, yielding MPLKSLGDQATTYRVRFCIGLLAVCILGPLAARDSTRALSTMYNAPALWLPEDMPVRKQYDDFSKLFQGQDVLMIGWDEATIGSEQVDAAAEALLPLTQATPDRPAHLAGVSSGQRVYDVLTSPPTSFSDRATRARLKGSLIGEDGEQTIVLATFTEQGNLNRQDVLAEVRQIVSDTIGVPEDQIYTAGPPTDGALVDAEAQGSIDRFTLPSVIVGALICVFCLRSIVLTAIIIIVAVIGQGMSLAMVLYSGIEMNAILIVLPPLVFVLTASAGIHLCNYYRDAMCSDPTIDPTAATRQAMQAGILPCWLAATTTIIGLGSLGLVRLVPVSAFGFIAAGSVFGTLLLLLLLLPGAMQWHGKRHRAKHRAALAKARKTENSETEDDPLPVEHWRSQIGHAWEAFAAQFMRYPIIVVTFFTIITAVAASGLPQLTTSVNIPRMFPENSRIRTDYAWFEEHIGPTINAEVVVQFPPASMPDPIDRFRLVRDVDDHLRSTELVGGVFSARSFLPSPPSKKSRSIRSTVLEANIRKQLEDPDSPLQDAGYIAIDDNGNQLWRISFRFPFDEAIDYRTEFQRVQAEVIPILEEAGQGISPQFTGGVPMTTESQDVLLQDLFRSFLAAFGIVAIIMMLLLRSFVGGLVAMFPNLFPTITLFGTMGLLETPLDIGSVMTASVALGIAVDGTIHFLTKFQSQSRKGKARTEASLAALHKCGPAMWQTTAVCAISPLVYGLSDFQPTQRFAFMMFGLLLAALIGDVLLLPALLASPLGRFLTPKMPSAKANSANDSSTTP
- a CDS encoding sulfatase family protein is translated as MLKSWIAAAWVGCWFLSPALLAGVSAADSDTLPPPNILWLTSEDNGPQLGCYGDDYADTPNLDKLATHSLRYTKCWSNAPVCAPARTTLISGMYATSLGGEHMRSGVRMPLDFEYYPTALRKAGYYCTNNSKTDYNFAGQAAVKSWNESSGKAHFRNREKKDQPFFAVFNFTISHESKIRNEHKLVHDPDQAPVPAYQPNVPKVRRDWAQYYDRLTEMDAQCGKILRHLEEDGLSDSTIVFYYGDHGSGMPRSKRWPYNSGLHVPFLLHVPEKYKQLAPADYQAGGITDRLVSFVDMGPTAISLAGAKLPTTMQGVPFAGPLNGESKEYLFGYRGRMDERVDMVRSCTDGRYVYIRHFHPERIYFAYIDYMFQTPTTLVWKKMFDDGELNEIQSKVWQVKPLEELFDLEADPDEINNLVSDPAHAQQLDTMRGAVRQWMKTTTDLGVIPEAEMHRMAGKQPPFQWARSSGLDWNHLVEIAWDTTTSWNDLDTAKLQELQTLCASKSSLDRYWGVRGLTLAILSPNQKLDADKLAVALESLEPIARKDESPIVRAAASEGLLVAGSDSQRTQAKQILIQLADVNQEGHFVAMTALNLIDNHRQALDWNVQPLLKNLPTKGNDPPVRAEKYVFNLLQYLLAQ
- a CDS encoding aminotransferase class I/II-fold pyridoxal phosphate-dependent enzyme, which gives rise to MSLQPLHDRLKSFAQEGRTRKLHSRKVEGVHVVEADGRRLMNFGGNDYLGVIADETRGCDLQAAYATHGASASALVCGWTPRHEALSRSIAELEQTESAVVFPSGYAACSGTLATLPSEGDLILSDELNHASLIDGCRLSKAERVIYPHRDLDFVEHVLSDRAGKGGLIWIVTDGVFSMDGDVAPLPQLVDLAERFGAHLIVDEAHGTGVLGSRGGGLCDAFSVSDRVSVRIGTLSKAVGHQGGFVAGPQVVIDLLVNACRSLIFSTALSPVVAEGAHRVIQRLPLWQDRRDRLAHMSRLFRRRMNRETSGVEAGIPIIPLVIGDEAETIRCSEAMRENGFFVPAIRPPTVPAGQSRLRVSITSAHRDHDIELLADVLHRVCPQLQSAELASASEQA
- a CDS encoding pseudouridine synthase, whose translation is MPRQPSSSKSKRPSSSSKDQSTSSAKRINQLLASAGFGSRRQCEELIREGRVDVDDETITELGTTVDPNVQKVRVDGNYLRPQKLVYYVVNKPVGIVTTNRDPRGRPRVIDLVPPTERVFPVGRLDLSSEGLILLTNDGDLAQKLAHPKFGIQKVYRVIVAGEVRGETMKKMREGMYIAEGFVQVDGAKIIKARSKATEMEIRLKEGKNREIRRILARLGHKVQQLRRVAIGPLKLGDVPRGAYRKLTRDEVDKLRRSIDAAEKAEQAAPPVRPNSKQSIKRRPGGANRNVASQGTGARPATKGVRKAVKKSRSTDTRVKATAPRTSKAVKKPTTSSGGSTGTIIGADPPKASRAKAERGSNPDIIRKRTAGKKPSTRPGGVKKGRGKASRRGGRS
- a CDS encoding DUF1559 family PulG-like putative transporter produces the protein MCLRTDRGRNLSWNRPIREAFTLVELLVVIAIIAILVGLLLPAVQAAREAARKVQCSNNLKNIGLALHNYESVYRTLPWGAKGGWGPSWTTDILAFLEQTQLAEIVPYGERGGATGGLPESVRFRQLATAPVMVFRCPSQLGPTALSQPTDKIDGRVRNTYLGNGGSDVNWNNHSIFGTTGFDRGNGVFRATDFCHITSAGDVCDNRPDQKPINFAGILDGLSNTLMVGETRYIDHHECGVCDHFMLYHEDFDALNGQDFSEALCSLRQGFNLRDVSKDDLQMSLGSYHPGGLHLLMCDGSVRFTSDSLNEDVRHAIGSRNNKEVLDADDF